In Synechococcus sp. CB0101, a genomic segment contains:
- the hypB gene encoding hydrogenase nickel incorporation protein HypB, with translation MCGQCGCDAPAAVAAAPRQRLELHQGLLSRNDRQAAHNREHFQRHGLRTLNLLSAPGSGKTALLEQLARQWPRPPIGVIVGDLATDNDAQRLQAAGARAVQIRTGDLCHLDAALVDQAFAQLNCRGMDLLVIENVGNLVCPAAFDLGEQRRVAVLSVTEGEDKALKYPALFKSADAVVINKCDLAVATGFDRRSAMDNLQAIAPQAELFELSARTGEGLDALIRWLDAHPA, from the coding sequence ATGTGCGGGCAATGCGGCTGCGATGCACCAGCGGCGGTGGCCGCCGCGCCGCGTCAACGGCTGGAGCTGCATCAGGGCCTGCTCAGCCGCAACGATCGCCAAGCGGCCCACAACCGCGAACACTTCCAGCGCCACGGCCTGCGCACCCTCAATCTGCTGTCGGCGCCCGGATCGGGCAAAACGGCACTGCTTGAGCAGCTGGCCCGGCAGTGGCCACGCCCGCCGATTGGCGTGATCGTGGGGGATCTGGCCACCGACAACGACGCCCAACGCCTACAGGCAGCCGGGGCACGGGCGGTACAGATCCGCACCGGCGATCTCTGCCACCTGGATGCAGCGTTGGTGGATCAGGCCTTCGCGCAGCTGAATTGCCGCGGCATGGATCTGCTGGTGATCGAAAACGTGGGCAACCTGGTCTGCCCCGCCGCCTTCGACCTGGGGGAGCAACGGCGTGTGGCCGTGCTGTCGGTAACGGAAGGAGAAGACAAAGCGCTCAAGTACCCGGCTTTGTTCAAGAGCGCCGACGCCGTGGTGATCAACAAGTGCGACCTGGCTGTAGCCACGGGCTTTGATCGGCGCAGCGCTATGGACAATCTGCAGGCCATCGCGCCCCAGGCGGAGCTGTTTGAGCTCTCAGCCCGCACGGGAGAGGGCCTCGATGCGCTGATCCGCTGGTTGGATGCACACCCCGCCTGA
- a CDS encoding Ni/Fe hydrogenase subunit alpha: MPSHPATDANQPPRRTITIDPVTRIEGHAKISIHLDASGAVETARFHVTEYRGFEKFCEGRPFTEMAGITARICGICPVSHLLAAAATGDKILAVQIPSAAEKLRRLMNLAQLTQSHALSFFHLSSPDFLLGWDSDPEQRNIFGLIAANPELARGGIRLRQFGQGVIEALGGRKIHAAWAVPGGVRSPMSIETRDQIRQGLPEAFAIAEQGLALFKQLLDGQLREELDLFGQFPSLFLGLVNRDGHWEHSSGRHCAGIRVMASDGRVVADGLKEDDYATFLAEAVEPWSYLKFPYFKALGPEAGSYRVGPLARLNLCERIGTERADQELLELRQRGGRVVTASFLYHLARLIEIVACLEQMEQLLDDPEITATHVRARAGVNCHEAVGVSEAPRGTLLHHYRVDTNGLIERVNLIIATGQNNGAMNRTVTQIARHYIDGQHLSEGLLNRVEAGIRCFDPCLSCSTHAAGQMPMQVQLFSADGALLESVRRD, translated from the coding sequence ATGCCGAGTCATCCCGCCACCGACGCCAACCAGCCCCCCCGGCGCACGATCACGATCGATCCGGTAACCCGGATTGAAGGGCACGCCAAGATCTCGATCCACCTGGATGCCAGCGGCGCCGTAGAAACCGCCCGCTTCCATGTAACCGAATACCGGGGCTTCGAGAAGTTCTGCGAGGGCCGGCCCTTCACCGAGATGGCGGGCATCACGGCACGGATCTGCGGCATCTGCCCGGTGAGCCATCTGCTGGCAGCGGCCGCCACCGGCGACAAGATCCTGGCGGTGCAGATCCCATCAGCCGCCGAGAAGCTCAGGCGGCTGATGAACCTGGCACAGCTCACCCAGTCGCACGCCCTTTCGTTTTTTCACCTGAGCAGCCCCGATTTCCTGCTGGGCTGGGACAGTGATCCCGAGCAGCGCAACATCTTCGGGCTGATCGCCGCCAACCCCGAGCTGGCCCGCGGCGGTATTCGTCTGCGCCAGTTCGGCCAGGGAGTGATCGAAGCCCTTGGGGGCCGCAAGATCCACGCCGCCTGGGCCGTGCCTGGAGGGGTGCGCAGCCCCATGAGCATCGAAACGCGCGATCAGATCCGCCAAGGGCTACCGGAAGCGTTCGCGATTGCCGAGCAGGGGCTGGCGCTGTTCAAGCAGTTGCTCGATGGCCAACTGCGTGAAGAGCTCGACCTGTTTGGCCAGTTCCCGTCGCTGTTCCTGGGCCTGGTCAACCGCGATGGCCACTGGGAGCATTCCAGCGGCCGCCATTGCGCCGGAATCCGCGTGATGGCCAGCGACGGGCGCGTGGTGGCGGATGGTCTAAAGGAAGACGACTACGCCACATTCCTGGCGGAAGCGGTGGAGCCGTGGAGCTATCTCAAGTTCCCCTACTTCAAAGCGCTGGGCCCTGAAGCCGGCAGCTACCGGGTGGGCCCGTTGGCCAGGCTCAACCTGTGCGAGCGCATCGGCACGGAACGGGCCGACCAAGAATTACTGGAGCTACGCCAGCGCGGCGGCCGGGTGGTGACGGCATCGTTCCTGTATCACCTGGCGCGCCTGATCGAGATCGTGGCCTGCCTCGAGCAGATGGAGCAGCTGCTCGACGATCCAGAGATCACGGCAACCCATGTGCGCGCCCGCGCCGGCGTGAACTGCCACGAGGCGGTGGGGGTGAGCGAGGCACCGCGCGGCACCTTGCTGCATCACTACCGGGTGGATACCAACGGCCTGATTGAACGGGTGAATCTGATCATCGCCACGGGCCAGAACAACGGCGCCATGAACCGCACGGTCACCCAGATCGCCCGCCACTACATCGATGGCCAGCACCTGAGCGAGGGCCTACTCAACCGGGTGGAGGCGGGCATCCGCTGCTTTGATCCCTGCCTCTCCTGCAGCACCCATGCCGCGGGGCAGATGCCGATGCAGGTGCAATTGTTCAGCGCCGATGGTGCGCTGCTGGAGTCGGTTCGGCGCGATTAG
- the hypA gene encoding hydrogenase maturation nickel metallochaperone HypA, whose translation MHELALLQELCALATAAATEQGAKRIHRIELRVGELGGVDPDALRQAFAVVAATAPWQETELQLEVVPTRCFCPHCEQAFSPLDVIHACPTCGSISRQVLEGRELELVALEVS comes from the coding sequence ATGCATGAGCTGGCCCTGCTGCAGGAGCTCTGTGCCCTGGCCACCGCCGCGGCCACCGAGCAAGGGGCCAAGCGGATTCATCGGATCGAGCTGCGGGTGGGGGAACTGGGCGGGGTCGACCCCGACGCCCTACGGCAGGCCTTCGCCGTGGTGGCCGCCACGGCTCCCTGGCAGGAGACGGAGCTGCAGCTGGAGGTGGTGCCAACCCGCTGTTTCTGCCCACACTGTGAACAGGCCTTCAGCCCGCTGGATGTGATCCACGCCTGCCCCACATGCGGTTCGATCAGCCGGCAGGTTCTGGAAGGCCGGGAGCTGGAGCTGGTGGCCCTGGAGGTGTCGTAG
- the hoxU gene encoding bidirectional hydrogenase complex protein HoxU, producing MSVCTLRINDHDLAVPLGTTLLQAARQAGIHIPTLCFLEGLSAVAACRLCLVELEGSDRLMAACVTAAAEGMRVHTDTPRLREIRRTVIELLFTEGNHVCAVCVANGHCELQNLAVEVGMDHSRLPYRFPQRGVDLSHAQYGLDHNRCILCTRCVRVCDEVEGAHVWDVGWRGEHCQIISGLGEPWGDVNACTHCGKCVEVCPTGALFHKTDTSEEKQGHPERLQALMHARTHQQWNP from the coding sequence ATGAGCGTCTGCACCCTGCGCATCAACGACCACGACCTGGCCGTGCCGCTTGGCACAACACTGCTGCAGGCGGCCCGCCAGGCAGGCATTCACATCCCCACCCTCTGCTTCCTGGAAGGACTCTCAGCGGTGGCAGCCTGCCGGCTCTGCTTGGTGGAGCTGGAGGGGAGCGATCGACTGATGGCCGCCTGCGTGACAGCTGCCGCCGAAGGGATGCGCGTGCACACCGACACGCCACGGCTGCGGGAGATCCGCCGCACCGTGATCGAGCTGCTGTTCACCGAAGGCAACCATGTGTGTGCCGTGTGCGTGGCCAATGGCCACTGCGAACTGCAGAACCTGGCGGTGGAGGTGGGCATGGACCACAGCCGCCTGCCCTACCGCTTCCCCCAGCGCGGCGTTGACCTCTCCCACGCCCAATACGGCCTGGATCACAACCGCTGCATCCTTTGCACCCGCTGCGTGCGGGTGTGTGATGAGGTGGAAGGAGCCCACGTGTGGGATGTGGGCTGGCGCGGCGAGCACTGCCAGATCATCAGCGGCCTGGGTGAACCCTGGGGCGATGTGAACGCCTGCACCCACTGCGGCAAATGCGTAGAGGTGTGCCCCACCGGCGCGTTGTTCCACAAAACCGACACCAGCGAAGAGAAACAGGGGCACCCCGAGCGGCTCCAGGCCCTGATGCACGCCCGCACCCACCAGCAATGGAACCCATGA
- a CDS encoding hydrogenase maturation protease — protein MQYGLPLLIGLGNRLRSDDGAGVRLAEAIEAQGSGLEVLICHQLTPDLAEPISRASAVLFMDAWFAASGKSEDQASSPALLPPQLHPLEASASGDPSGHALTPAQLLALSRALYGSCPPAWQLLIPGEQWKVGEQLSAQTTAACREALPLVLAWGARHA, from the coding sequence ATGCAATATGGCCTCCCGCTGCTGATCGGCCTGGGTAACCGCCTGCGCAGCGACGATGGCGCCGGCGTTCGGCTGGCGGAGGCGATTGAAGCGCAAGGCTCGGGGCTCGAGGTGTTGATCTGCCATCAGCTCACACCCGACCTGGCGGAGCCCATCAGCCGGGCCAGCGCGGTGCTTTTTATGGATGCCTGGTTCGCCGCATCAGGGAAATCCGAAGACCAAGCCAGCAGCCCTGCCCTGCTCCCACCGCAGCTGCACCCCCTTGAAGCCTCTGCCAGCGGCGACCCCAGCGGCCATGCCCTCACACCCGCGCAGTTGCTGGCCCTGAGCAGAGCGCTGTATGGGTCGTGTCCCCCCGCCTGGCAACTGTTGATCCCCGGGGAGCAGTGGAAGGTGGGCGAGCAGCTCTCCGCGCAAACCACGGCCGCCTGCCGTGAGGCCTTGCCGCTGGTGCTGGCCTGGGGTGCACGCCATGCATGA
- a CDS encoding oxidoreductase: protein MSQATPRKPRLATVWLAGCSGCHMSFLDLDEWLLELADRAEIVYSPVGSDIKTYPKDVDIALVEGGVANTDNLELLHQVRANTRTLVSFGDCAITANIPGMRNLLRGSDPVLRRAYLELADGSGQLPHAPGIVPELLERVLPVHELVPVEVYLPGCPPPADRIRAALEPLLRGELPHLSGADQIRFG from the coding sequence ATGAGCCAAGCCACCCCCCGCAAACCGCGGCTGGCCACGGTGTGGCTGGCGGGCTGCTCAGGCTGCCACATGTCGTTTCTGGATCTCGATGAATGGCTCCTGGAGCTCGCCGATCGAGCAGAGATCGTCTACAGCCCGGTGGGATCCGACATCAAGACCTACCCCAAGGATGTGGACATCGCCCTGGTGGAGGGCGGGGTGGCCAACACCGACAACCTGGAGCTGCTGCATCAGGTGCGGGCCAACACCCGCACGCTGGTGAGCTTTGGCGACTGCGCCATCACGGCCAACATCCCGGGAATGCGCAATCTGCTGCGCGGCAGCGATCCCGTGCTGCGGCGGGCCTACCTGGAGCTCGCCGATGGCAGCGGCCAGCTCCCCCACGCCCCGGGGATCGTGCCGGAGCTACTAGAGCGGGTGTTGCCCGTGCATGAGCTGGTGCCCGTGGAGGTGTACCTGCCGGGTTGCCCGCCACCTGCTGATCGCATCCGCGCTGCGCTGGAGCCCTTGCTACGCGGAGAGCTTCCGCACCTCAGCGGTGCCGATCAGATCCGCTTCGGCTGA
- a CDS encoding NuoF family protein, whose translation MSACLRLCTAASCRSRGATELLEHCRKALASDQAQLRVKEVGCLGPCSDGPLLAIDPTDRLLSLQEVNGSDLETSLAEALQRGNDATGLKQWQPSGSRELSPDEPFLNLQRRLVLGRCGVVDPESLADALAAGAWQQLPRVLEQNDPPAVIEIVRRSGLRGRGGAGYPTGLKWATVAAMPGSQKVVVCNADEGDPGAFMDRTLMEGDPHTLLEGMAIAAFAVGAQQGFIYVRAEYPLAIERLRTAISAAEQQGWLGRGIGGSGFSFEIELRVGAGAYVCGEETALIHSIEGRRGVPRPRPPYPAEHGVFGLPTLINNVETFGNIPALLELGVEAYGTGTKVFSLTGHVQRSGVLEVPMGTSLRTIVETMGGGAPQGRQIKAVQTGGPSGGCVPASALDSPVDYDSLKALGTIMGSGGMVVLDDTTNMVDIAAFFIAFSREESCGKCIPCRSGTVQLEMLLRKLLERRGQVADLEQLEALCHTVADASLCGLGQSAPKPVLSTLRHFRGDYLALLPAAEVQR comes from the coding sequence CTCAACTGCGGGTGAAGGAGGTGGGCTGCCTGGGCCCCTGCAGCGATGGCCCTTTGCTGGCGATCGACCCTACCGACCGGCTGCTCTCCCTGCAGGAGGTGAACGGCTCCGATCTGGAGACATCCCTCGCCGAAGCCCTGCAACGGGGCAATGACGCAACGGGCCTGAAGCAGTGGCAACCCTCCGGCAGCCGTGAGCTCAGCCCTGATGAGCCCTTTTTGAACCTGCAGCGCCGCCTGGTGCTGGGGCGTTGCGGCGTGGTGGATCCCGAAAGCCTGGCTGACGCCTTGGCGGCTGGAGCCTGGCAGCAATTGCCGCGGGTGCTGGAGCAGAACGATCCGCCAGCCGTGATCGAGATCGTGCGCCGCAGTGGCCTGCGGGGCCGCGGGGGAGCCGGCTATCCCACAGGGCTGAAGTGGGCCACGGTGGCCGCGATGCCTGGCAGCCAAAAGGTGGTGGTGTGCAACGCCGATGAGGGCGACCCGGGCGCCTTCATGGACCGCACCTTGATGGAGGGCGATCCCCACACCCTGCTGGAGGGCATGGCGATCGCCGCCTTTGCCGTGGGCGCGCAGCAGGGGTTCATCTACGTGCGGGCGGAGTATCCGCTGGCGATCGAACGGCTGCGCACAGCCATCAGCGCCGCCGAGCAGCAGGGCTGGCTGGGCAGGGGAATCGGCGGAAGCGGGTTCAGCTTCGAGATCGAGCTGCGGGTGGGTGCCGGTGCCTATGTGTGCGGCGAAGAAACGGCGCTGATCCACTCGATCGAGGGGCGGCGCGGTGTGCCGCGGCCCAGGCCTCCCTATCCGGCTGAACACGGGGTGTTTGGCCTGCCCACCCTGATCAACAACGTGGAGACCTTCGGCAATATCCCAGCGCTGCTGGAGCTGGGGGTGGAGGCCTACGGCACGGGCACCAAGGTGTTTTCACTCACGGGCCACGTGCAGCGCAGCGGTGTGCTGGAGGTGCCGATGGGCACGTCGCTGCGCACGATCGTGGAGACGATGGGCGGCGGTGCCCCGCAGGGGCGCCAGATCAAAGCCGTGCAAACCGGTGGCCCCTCCGGCGGCTGTGTGCCCGCCAGCGCCCTCGACAGCCCCGTCGACTACGACTCCCTCAAAGCCCTCGGCACGATCATGGGCTCAGGCGGGATGGTGGTGCTGGATGACACCACCAACATGGTGGACATCGCCGCCTTCTTCATCGCCTTCAGCCGCGAGGAATCCTGCGGCAAGTGCATCCCCTGCCGCTCAGGCACCGTGCAGTTGGAGATGTTGCTGCGCAAGCTGCTCGAACGCCGCGGCCAGGTGGCCGATCTCGAGCAGCTGGAAGCCCTCTGCCACACCGTGGCCGACGCCAGCCTCTGCGGCTTAGGCCAGAGCGCCCCCAAACCGGTGCTCAGCACCCTGCGCCATTTCCGCGGCGACTACCTGGCGCTGCTGCCAGCGGCGGAGGTGCAGCGATGA